The Helianthus annuus cultivar XRQ/B chromosome 11, HanXRQr2.0-SUNRISE, whole genome shotgun sequence region AGTGAACTCAACCATAGGGCTGATTGTACCCAACAGATGGTGTGGCACTCCTGCATAGACATAGAATCCCGAAATGAATAACAGCTCATTTAGGCGATAACAAAACGATGTGTGTCAGTTTAATAGATAGGGATCTTTCTAGTTCAATCAGTTAGTTAGCTTAAAAGAAAAGGTGCATAGGTCAGTTAGTAAGTCAATCAGTCAACTATGTCAGATTAAGTTTAACAGATTATGTATAACACAAATGGAATCATTTAGAATTGATAACAAACCTATTCCATTTTATCTCCTCCTTGTTAGTGTGGATTTTACGAGTTAAACCATGTCACTGACCACTGATGACTGATCATCAGTAGGGGTGCTAACGAGTCGTGTTCGTCAGTCCAATCTGAAGACAATCCGAACCCCCGATAACCGTGTTAGACagatgaacccgaacacgacaaGAAAATTTGCCCGTTTGACCCAAAAAAGATTATAAATTTGTTTTTTCGCATATTAATACTCTATAAGTTTACATTTTTACAACAAAGGTATATAAAACAATtacattttattttaattataagtATATGTCCAATGCTCTTTTAAGTTTTAGTTGACCCGCACCTGACCCGTTTAGTTGAACCGGTACACGGGTCCAACCTGAAACATCAAAGTGTACTCAGATATCAATCAAACCTTTCTGATCGTGAATTGGAACTTTATTGGTGAGAACATCCAGTCCTTCATACACCTGAATGAAACACACATAACAAATTACGTAACGCGATACATAAACTTGTGAATTTGTGATGTGCAAACCTGCATAGAATCGGCGTTGATGATTTCAATGGGGAACTGTGAAGCTAGGTCAATTGCGAGGCGTGATTTTCCGGAACCAGTTGCTCCCATTATCACCACTACCTTTGGCTTTGAATTTGACATTTTAGGGTTTTGTTCTTCATTAGGGTTTATGAGACTGTCACCCTCCATCTCTAATGCGGTTGCCGGAGATTGATTGAAAGAATAaaaagtggtaataataataaagttCAAAAAAGGCACTTAAGTTTAACTTTATTACATGGAAGTTCCTACACTTTTCAATTTTATCTTCCTTGCCCTTGGATTAGATTCTATTATTCATTAAGGTGCATCAAATTACTCTGAACAATTGCTTCATTCAATGTTTAactttagagtaaattgccaaaatcgtgaGGTTTGGACATgtttgctattttcatccaaaacaacttttttgtccCATATAGTCCttcatttttaggttttttttgtcatttccatCCAAATGTCTGACTTTTTTGCTAAATTCGTCCCGGATATttgggattttttgccatttGCCATGTTTCatccaaacctcagggacgattttggcaatttactcttaacTTTATTGTATACTTGAATCATATGTTTTTCCATATATAAGTTAATGTAACACTAAGGTAGCGTTTGTTTTGTGGAATGTTAATGAAATTTAAATTAAAGTTTGCTCAGGAGTtgaaattggtttgaaatttagCTGTATTTGTTTCACATAATTGAATGGGATCTGGATGTAATTGGAATGTGGATTCCCTTCCTTATATAGTTGTTCAATTGCCATTCATTTGTTTCTCGTAACCAACAAAACAAGAAATGGAATCAACATTCAAATTCCATCAAAATTTCATTTTATTTTGTTAAACAAAAGCTACCTAAATCGTTTGcacataatttttttatatatcacGTGACATCGGTATATGGACTCGTTTAGAAAGTGATCCTAACCTTGATCAttagtatgtggaaaatgtgagTAGTTTTATTGTACGACTTCCTTAATCATTTTGTTACTTACAAATGGTATATGCTAAACCTAAACGGTTACAAAATTTGAGTAACATTTGGCATTTCACATTCTTATACCACCAACACATTTACGTCCTCGTGCAATGTTGCACATCAGTGCAACACCAAATAATGGCTCCATTGTGGCTTTTTGATGAATAGAAACTTATAAACATTGATCTCATCGTGTAACGAACTTTCATCACTTCCTGGATAGTTTATGCTCAAGACCCTTTGCTTGAGTAGGTTCATTACTCATTATGTTGATAAGATATTCCTTTTACGTCCCATGCTAGTTGTACTTTACCACAATTACTTTTCTCTATGCTGGTCATGTGGGCAGCTTCACCATCGTAGAAATTAACTATGTTAAACTTGCGACTTCCACAACCAATATGAACCGGTCGGTTGAGTTTTCTCCCTTAGATTGGAAATCAGCTTGAGTAGAGCACATGTATATCTTTGCAGCTTCGTGTTACCATAACACTCTCGGGAACAAGGATCCATGTTCTTTAGCTTTATGGTTGTCTCCGAACAAAGTCACGTTAAGACTTGACTTTGGTTGCGAGTTGTGGCCATCTTTAGCTTCTATCACAAGTGCTTTCCCCACAACCAAACCAAATAGGTTTCATTTCGATCTTCTCCCTTTGGGATCACAAGCTATCCGAAGACTTGAACCACTTTGATAATATTTGACACATGGCCTTCTACTAAGACCTACAACGCCCTCTATTGCATGACAATCTCCTGATTCATTCTACTTACTTATACGAGTCACTGGCTTCATCATGCTATAGACTTATAAAGGTAACTGACCCCACCTTCTAACCAATAATACACTAAAATAGCAAGCACTTCTGTTACATGACTCTTCTTTATTGTTAATCACATAAAAATACCGTAAGACTAGCTAGTAAACCATTGTAGTTCATCACAATTTAAAAAGACGAGAATTATATTATATGGTACATCATAACGCAATACCAAAAGTTACAAAATGTGAAATCACAGGGACCAAAAGTTCTAACATGCCAAAAGATACTTGACTACCATCTTCGAACCAAAATCCTCACATCCGCCATTGTTACACAGCAACAAAGCTCTCAACAGCTATGGAAAACCTTCATCAATGACGACTTTAACCTTCACTACTTAAAAACCTTACTAATATTCATCTGAAAATCCGGTTTCGTTCACCGATAAGCGATAACATGCGGTCAAAAGATCGAATTTCATACTTCTACGATGGTATATTTCtcgtttttcatttttttcatccGTATATGTGCATATCGATGTTGAGACAGTACTTTTGCGATATTTGATTTAGTTATACTGTATCGTTTTAGTTTTGTTTTTGCTTGATGATATGAAACCCTAGAACTTTATGTACCGTTGACTGTTGAGATAGCTGTATGTTTTAAAAGGAAGAATGAATGAAACAGTTTATGTTTCGTATGCTAGATGTGATTGTTTGGCTAAAAGTGGTTATAAAAGTGAGAATTGATTGTGAAAATTTAGGTGTTTGGCTTTTGATCATCAAACCCTAGAACTTTGTGTGTTGTTGACATTTGAGGTcaatggcgaagcttgagatttccgaacGTGGGGTCGAAtacgtatatacccaaaattttCTATACGGAAACTAAATACTATCCACTACATAAGACCGGGGGGTCGAATACGTATAtgccaaaaaatttctatacgaaaactacatactcttcACTAATGAGCGAAacgtttgggggggggggggggtcggccgccccctcccgcccagTAGAAGCTGCACCCCTGGTTGAGGTATCTGTATGTTTTCAAAGGAAACATGGATGAATTAGTTTACATTTCGTATATGAGATGTGATTGTTTTGCTAAAACTGGTTGTCAAATTGAGAATTGACTGTGAAAATTAGGGTAATCAGCTTTTGATTATCAAACCCTAGAACTTTGTTGACTGTTGGGTGTTGGGTGTTGAGGTAGCTGTATGTTTTAGAAGGAAAAATGAATGAAAATAGTTTACATTTCGTGTAAGAGAGGTGATTGTTTGAGTAGAATTGGTCAATTGGTTTTCAATCAATTGTGAAAATTAGGGTGATCGACTTTTGCAGGAGACGTTGGTAATGTTTACTTTGGACCAAACCATCCAATGAAGCCGCATCGGTTATGTATGACTCATCATTTGGTGCTCTCGTATGATCTTCACAAAAAGATGGAAATTTATGTTAGTTTTACTTTTATGGTCTTTTACTTGGTTTTTGGTTATGAAGTTGATGTGCTCTGTTGATAGTATATAATATAATGTGTGATTTTTAATTCAGAGGCCTCACAAGGCATATCCGGTTGAGCTAGCACAGTTTCACTCGGCTGATTATGTGGAGTTCTTGCAGCGGATAAACCCCGACACACAACATTTGTTTCCAGAAGAAATGGCAAAGTGTAAGAAACTTGTTTGGTGATacaaagagtaaaatgtcattttcgtcccttaggtttggccagttttgcgactttcgtccaaaggtttgtttttccgcatctggatccaaaaggtatGAAGTCTTGCGGTTTTCATCCGGCTCcttaactccattcatttttctttcttaagtcaggggtattttcgtctttttaccTACTTGTTTTTGtttagtaagggtattttgaatacttgtacattatgctaaatgcttgtacatgaagtgaaaaagaccgaattgctctttaagttaacaaaaatgaCAGAAATACCCCTAACTTAATGGAGAacaatggatggagttaacgagctggatgaaaatgacaaagtTTCAAACCTTTTAAGtctagatgcggaaaaacaaacttttagacgaaagtcgcaaaactggccaaacctcagggacgaaaatggaaTTTTACTCTTATACAAATTAGATATTTCTTAATGCGTGATTTAAAGGGCGTTCAGTGTTGTTTTTTTTACTGTTACGTATATCTAAAATCTAACACATAATTTATACGTAGTTAAACTTGGAGAAGATTGCCCCGTCTTTGATGACATGTTTGAATTTTGCCAAATATATGCTGGTGGAACAATCGGTAAGCTTCATGTTAACGAGAATTACATTCAAACTTCTAGTTTTATGCGTACATTGTATTTAACTATTAATGCTTGCTAGCAGACGCTGCACGAAGATTAAATAATCAGCTTTGTGACATTGCCATAAATTGGGCCGGGGGATTACATCATGCTAAAAAGTGTGAAGCATCGGGATTTTGTTACATCAATGATTTAGTGTTGGGCATTTTGGAGCTTCTAAAGTATCACGCACGTGTTCTGTATATTGATATCGATGTGCATCATGGTGATGGTGTAGAAGAAGCATTTTACTTCACCGACAGGTAACAACAATCTCGTATTCTGTAATTTTATTGAAGGTAAGATATGTATGGTAGATTCATTTAGCGTTGATCAAAATTTGAACTGAAAAACTTTGATAAGTTGCTTCAGCTAGTATTCTTTGACCCTTTTTTCGTTTTCAAACAATGTATGTAGagcatatttttagagtaaaatgtcatttttatccccgaggtttggccagttttgcgaatttcgtccaaaggtttgtttttttgcatctggatccaaaaggtttaaaatcttgccatttccatccggctcgttaacttcatccatttttctccgttaagtcatgGATACTTCTGTCTTtgttgttaacttaaagggcaatttggtctttttcaagggtatttggtctttttacataaagtaaAAAACCTGACTTAGCAGAGAAAAATGGGTGGAGTTAACGAGCCTGATGGGAATCTGCTATGAGAGGGAATTATAGGTATTCTTAAGGGGCTAAAGTGTAATATGGGGGTAGTATAAGTAATAGAGAATAAGGCGTGTTAGAGATAGGATTGAGTTTGTTAGATCGATTAGGGCTCCTGCGTTTGTGCAGTGAGAGAGGGCGTAGCCCTGGGATCACTTCGGTGATTGCTTATCTTCAATTTGTATTTCAATTCCAATCTATATTCCTATTAATCAGAATCTGATCTCTATcagagccagatgaaaatggcaagatttcaaacctggtcaaaccttagggacgtaaatggcattttactcataaATTTAATTGGGATATTTTACAAACATATTTGAAATTCAGGTGACTGGCCAGTATGCTATGTAATTACTGTTAAACGTTTTTTGCACTCGTTCTGACTATATTATGCGCTAAATTTTTAGGGTGATGACTGTAAGTTTTCACAAGTACGGAAATCTGTTCTTTCCCGGATCAGGTGATGTAAAGGTATCCTACGGTCTACACTTCTGACTCTTATAAAGCCCGTGTTAGAATGATACTCATGTATCTATTTGATAATTTTGATTCTGTAGGAAATTGGGGAGCGAGAAGGAAAGTTCTATGCAATTAACGTTCCTTTAAAGGATGGCATAGATGACAGCAGCTTTACACGTTTGTTTAAAACAGTATGTTTTAAAGCTCGatatcttttatatatatatttatggtGTGGGGGCtggtttttataattttattcatCTTTTCATTTTGTAGATAATTTCAAAGGTTGTTGAAACATATCAACCGGGTGTGATCGTTCTCCAGTGTGGAGCAGATTCGCTCGCTGGGGACCGCTTAGGCTGCTTCAACCTCTCTATAGACGGTGCGCTAGTCTTGTTGTAATCAAAACCTGCTCGGTTATCGTAGTTATTATTGAGTGATGTTGTAATACTTGTTTTCTGTTGCTTCTGAATATCTTACAGGACATGCTGAATGTGTTAGGATTGTAAAAAAATTTGGTTTGCCTCTGCTGGTAAGTCTATTTCagtatttttaaataaattttgttTGTATTATTAATTTTGTGTATTAGAAACTAATATCGAAGGTTTTTGTGCAGGTAACTGGAGGTGGAGGATATACCAAAGAGAACGTTGCTCGGTGCTGGACTGTTGAAACAGGAGTGCTTTTAGATACAGAGCTTCCTGATGGTATATACTTTTTTcataatttttttcaaaaaattcatATATTTACTCAAATTTGATCATTAAAACCATATTGCTtagttattatatatatttacctTAAAAATGTGTGAACAATGCAGAGATCCCGGATAATGATTATATCAAGTATTTCGCTCCGGAGTGTTCGTTAAGGATTCCAACTGCTCATATCGTATGTCATTTCCTgtattttctttctttttcttctttttatcaTTTTGGTTCAAACAAGTTTAAAGCAGCTAAAAGTATATTTTGTTTTAATGCATACATACAACCTTCAAACGcgctttattaaaaaaaattataataacaAAGTTGTTGTGATATTGTTTTAGTATTATCACATACAACCTTCAAAATCACTTTTACCAATCTTTACAAAAAGATTACCTGCGTTGATTCGTTGCATTAATCTCGTATCGTAATTATATTTTTGTTGGTTTGACAGGAAAATTTTAATAGCAAATCATACCTAGGAACTATAAAGATGCAAGTTCTAGAAAATCTTCGATGCATTCAACATGCTCCAAGCGTACAGATGCAAGAGGTAATTAACGGAAATTTTAATGTTGACTGAATAGTTGACTGTTCTTCTTCAGCGGTGTCCCAACCCAAACAATGTGAATTTTTTATGTGGATTAACGGTAAAGATTGAATTAAATCTGTTCTTGTTTCTCTAAATATTGCAGGTTCCACCTGATTTCTATATTCCTGATTTTGACGAAGATGAGAAGAACCCTGATGAACGAATCGATCGTAAGTACAAAACCCCCCCTAAACAGCAATACTTGTGTTGTTTATTGGAGAGATCAAAACGGGTTCGGATCAGTAGGCATGTAAATGAACGTGttcgttcgttcatttaactttaaccgaacacaaACACGTACACCTTCACGAACATacaatcgaacacattttttttgttcatgttcattcattacAAATGGGtgtgttcgtttacgttcgtttaAAACCTAAATGAACAGTTGGCGAACGTgcatgaacataaatgaatgaacaaaacatgtgtttatgtttgctcgtttaattaaatgaacaaaaaaatgcgttcatgtttgttcgtttatttaataaacgaacataaaagaACTTTCCACTGAACAACTTCATGAACGATCGGTTCATTTACATGCCTACGGATCAGAATGAGTAAAACTGAAACGGGCTGGGTTGCCCTGATCATATGAAGTTTTTTTGTCTTATCatttagagttaattgctcggatggtccctgtggtttcatgttttttcacgtttagtccccaccttttggaaatagcaggtatgctccctatggtttgttattttgttactcggatagtcccctgacatttactcaggggactatccgagtaaca contains the following coding sequences:
- the LOC110890946 gene encoding histone deacetylase 9 isoform X3, with translation MRPHKAYPVELAQFHSADYVEFLQRINPDTQHLFPEEMAKFKLGEDCPVFDDMFEFCQIYAGGTIDAARRLNNQLCDIAINWAGGLHHAKKCEASGFCYINDLVLGILELLKYHARVLYIDIDVHHGDGVEEAFYFTDRVMTVSFHKYGNLFFPGSGDVKEIGEREGKFYAINVPLKDGIDDSSFTRLFKTIISKVVETYQPGVIVLQCGADSLAGDRLGCFNLSIDGHAECVRIVKKFGLPLLVTGGGGYTKENVARCWTVETGVLLDTELPDEIPDNDYIKYFAPECSLRIPTAHIENFNSKSYLGTIKMQVLENLRCIQHAPSVQMQEVPPDFYIPDFDEDEKNPDERIDQHTRDKQVQRDDEYYEGDNDNDHNMDDV
- the LOC110890946 gene encoding histone deacetylase 9 isoform X2; this encodes MRSKDRISYFYDGDVGNVYFGPNHPMKPHRLCMTHHLVLSYDLHKKMEIYRPHKAYPVELAQFHSADYVEFLQRINPDTQHLFPEEMAKFKLGEDCPVFDDMFEFCQIYAGGTIDAARRLNNQLCDIAINWAGGLHHAKKCEASGFCYINDLVLGILELLKYHARVLYIDIDVHHGDGVEEAFYFTDRVMTVSFHKYGNLFFPGSGDVKEIGEREGKFYAINVPLKDGIDDSSFTRLFKTIISKVVETYQPGVIVLQCGADSLAGDRLGCFNLSIDGHAECVRIVKKFGLPLLVTGGGGYTKENVARCWTVETGVLLDTELPDEIPDNDYIKYFAPECSLRIPTAHIENFNSKSYLGTIKMQVLENLRCIQHAPSVQMQEVPPDFYIPDFDEDEKNPDERIDRCIHFESIFW
- the LOC110890946 gene encoding histone deacetylase 9 isoform X1; translation: MRSKDRISYFYDGDVGNVYFGPNHPMKPHRLCMTHHLVLSYDLHKKMEIYRPHKAYPVELAQFHSADYVEFLQRINPDTQHLFPEEMAKFKLGEDCPVFDDMFEFCQIYAGGTIDAARRLNNQLCDIAINWAGGLHHAKKCEASGFCYINDLVLGILELLKYHARVLYIDIDVHHGDGVEEAFYFTDRVMTVSFHKYGNLFFPGSGDVKEIGEREGKFYAINVPLKDGIDDSSFTRLFKTIISKVVETYQPGVIVLQCGADSLAGDRLGCFNLSIDGHAECVRIVKKFGLPLLVTGGGGYTKENVARCWTVETGVLLDTELPDEIPDNDYIKYFAPECSLRIPTAHIENFNSKSYLGTIKMQVLENLRCIQHAPSVQMQEVPPDFYIPDFDEDEKNPDERIDQHTRDKQVQRDDEYYEGDNDNDHNMDDV